The Gossypium hirsutum isolate 1008001.06 chromosome D02, Gossypium_hirsutum_v2.1, whole genome shotgun sequence region agatagCTAGATATGAACTTGAGTAAATATTTgaactatgtgcaattatgattgtattattttgAGAACGTATTGTGAAGAttgataaaagcatgttaattaattgtttattatttacataccaacttactaagctatatgcttactccattttctttcccttgtcttgtagtgtcaccaagctagttCAGGtacggagatcgtcggagattcatccacactatcaacactcttttagtatttttgaaagcaatattatgaattatggcatgtatagagggcttggttattttgtttatgtgtcataattgatttggcccaAAATGATGGCCTATGTTATTTGATAGTTcaatttgtataaggccattgatgttggctattattggttatctttaagtctggtaatacctcgtaccctgtcccagcgtctaacacgggtaaggggtgttacaaatatatttgttatataatttttttaattcatatcacgcgtagtttaataaatttagtttttttaatagagtagatttataaatataaatatatgatcaTAACTACACATAAAGAGACTTGAACAATTAAACCTGAATGCTCAAATCCGAAacctttatgtttttattaagtttattccATTCTAATTGAtcgaaaatatattatttaaacttTGTACATTATGATTCTCATAACTTCAATTTTATTATCTCAATTAAAACTTCATCcactaattatattatatttaattattttatataatatttatactatattattataatatatttttatattttttatattttgatattatgttatttttatgtatatcgagtttaatattatcatattttaagaaaataatcgCAGTATGTGATAGAAGATTCTAGAAGTttaaacaaaacataaattaTATCCCTTTTTTTCAAGGTTCAAAAGGAAGAAGGGCAGAAAGTGAAGCCCACAGCAGAGGAATTTCTGAGAAAAATCGGTGAAAGTGCTATTAAGGATTAATATATCATTTAGGACTTGAATTTAtcttaatattcaatttgatatttgaattgtgtTCCGAAGTTTAATTTGGTATTCATACCAAATCACATCATGCTGTTCAATAAATGCTTGACATGTGTGCTCGGTATATACTTATTCTTGTTGAAGTGTAAATACGAGAGCATGAAGTATGAGCCTTCAAAAACTAAATATCAAGGAccaaaaccaaatttcaccaattATAATCACACTGTTCAATATttacataaagaaaaaaaatggaaaataaggACACGGATTTTGGGACCCACTTGTAATATTTTCCACAATCTAATCTTCGGGCCGAATTACTCACTGCTTTATTAAACACTTACTATATGCTCATTTCCCCCAtcaaagcaaagcaaagcaaatcATCCGTTTGTGCCTTCCTATCTATGCAATGAACAACCTCAAGCTCAAAGGCTATGGCTTCAACCCCTCCGAGCAAATCCTCATCGGCTATCTCCGAGACCGAACAACGTCCGGCCGTGATTACTTGGTCCAAGACATCATCGACCTCAGTCACGACATTTGCAGCTATGATCCATGGGATCTACCTGGTATGTTcccttgtttttgtttttcttttattcaatactTACTAACATTTCTCTTTAAATTCGATTCTTTCTATTCGTAGGTTGTGATTCAATCACACCACATGATTCGGAACGGTTTTTTATTTACCCGAAAACGTATAAGTATGCAAACAGTAAGTCCAAGGTGATCGGTACGCCTACAGAACAAGTACCGAACAGTGATCAGCGGCAGCCGATGATAAATCGAGCTACCAAGAACGGAAAGTGGAAAGTCTCGGGGGTTCGAGTTAACGTCAAGTCTAGTGATGAAACTAAACAAGTGATTGGTATTAAGACAAGGTTGTATTTCAAGCACAATAATTGCCCAAACAAAACATCATGTGTGTTACATCAGTTCGAACTTGTTGATATTGATCCTTGCCAAGTAAGTTATTCCTTAAACTCGAACCGATTTTTGGTTGCGCTGcgtttattgtaatgaatttttttttcattgattTTTGTAGGATAAATATTTTCTTGGTAAAGTGATAATGAAAGAATTTAAGCCAACCAATATTTCAAGTAACAATTTAAACGATCGGATTTCAATTCCGGAGGTTAGTTAACTTCAATTCGTGCCAATAATGGTgactaattaaaatattacacATCGAGTTTATGTTTTATGTATATTTCAGGTTCGAGTAGAACTTGGTCCGGAGCCATTAGTTGAAACAGAAGTCACTAATGAGTACGAGTGGACTCAAAGTGAACAAACTAATGAATTTATAACACCATATCCGGTTTTCGACAATGAGAACTCTATTGATGACGGGAATGAAGGGATCTCCAATTACCAGTCACAAGTAAGAACGCTTTTCtcggaaatttttaaaatactacACATCAAGTTTACGTTTTATGTATATTTCAGATTAGAGTAGAACTCGGTTTAGAGCCATTAGCTAAAGAGTACGGATGGACTCAAAGTGAACGAACTAATGAATTTAGAACTCCCTGTCCGGTTTTCGACAACGAGAACTTTATTGATGATGGTAATGAAGTGAGCTCTAATCACCAGTCACAAGTAAGAACTCTTTTCTTGTAAATTTCGAAGTTCAGTTCATTTAATCAATGTAATTACTGTTAAAACAAGTCTCCAAAACTACAGATAAATATGGAGCAAATTAGAAGCTTGGAAGTACCTAATATAGGTATTGAGGATCAAAATCAATCATACCAGAATATTGGGATCGATATGAATGATCCAACAGTCCCCGATGAAGGAAGCAATCTACAAAATATAGTTGCAGTTGCAGAGAATGAAAGCTCAATCTTGCCTTCTAATTTACATAACCTTCTAAtagatattatattatattttataaatcaaaTAGTGAGTAACTTTTATATTGTTCATCAAATAAAAGGCATAAACATGTTGAAAAatctaatatttgtttgttcaaTATGATCCAGGAATGGTCCGACTTATACAAGTTATGCCGCTTTATTAACCAGCAACGTGCTGCTGGTGCTGAGATAGAGTTCCCCAATTTGCCCCCTTTGGATGTGGCTGAATCTTCCTACTCGACGGATTCAGTCCGTAAAAGATCAGCCATGGAGGTTGAAAGATTAGCCACCGGTGTAGAAACTGAATTGGCTCAACAACAAGCAAAGAGAAGTAGATTATAAAGTTCGAGTTGCTTGTCTCCCGAATTTGATTAGTGCTTATAAGTCGTAATGTTAGACCCATCGTCTTATAAGTTAATTTTCGAGGTTGGGTTTATGTTTATTTGACTTGGAATCCTATCTAGGCATAGGTATTTATATCGAAAAGATTTTATGCGTTGCTTGTATTACAAGTTAAGTTTTGAGGTCGTGTGTTTAATATATGTTTCAACTATATATATGGACATCTATAATAGCAAGTGCGGCTTGcttgatatgttttttttatattgatttcaaAAGTTATAACATGTAATTTCTTGACATTTGTTGCTGCTGTAAGACAAAAGACACAGAACCATATAGTGGGGAGCATAACAAACTAAAGTGGCAAAAGAACAACAGGTTAGTGGTCAAAAAGGAAGAGaataatgaagaaaaatgagggttggaaaaaaaaaacataaaagttagcaagtaaaaataaaatgtcacatttttaagagattaaagaaaaaaatatatatcaatgtTGCCGGCTAAGTTCTAGCTCGATTGGTATTAGTATTATTGTCTACGTAAGAGGACGTGAGTTTGAACATACTGAAACACATTTATCCTCCTATTCAAGGGTTGGTGAGCAACTCTAGATAATTCTAGTCaatttgtataataataatatcaatgtTCGATGGATCAACACTTTCGATTAGTTATAAGGGAAATGACGAATAATTTACATTATTTAAGTCAAAACATTAAATAACGGGTTCAAAGCTAAacaattatttttcattaaatttacaATATAAATAATGTAGAAATGGATTTGTATTGTTATAAATTGGTTTGCCTGACGGAACAACTAGACAATGACGTCACGTGTTCCTCATGCTGACGTAcaaagataaatttttaacag contains the following coding sequences:
- the LOC107902856 gene encoding NAC domain-containing protein 86 isoform X1 encodes the protein MNNLKLKGYGFNPSEQILIGYLRDRTTSGRDYLVQDIIDLSHDICSYDPWDLPGCDSITPHDSERFFIYPKTYKYANSKSKVIGTPTEQVPNSDQRQPMINRATKNGKWKVSGVRVNVKSSDETKQVIGIKTRLYFKHNNCPNKTSCVLHQFELVDIDPCQDKYFLGKVIMKEFKPTNISSNNLNDRISIPEVRVELGPEPLVETEVTNEYEWTQSEQTNEFITPYPVFDNENSIDDGNEGISNYQSQIRVELGLEPLAKEYGWTQSERTNEFRTPCPVFDNENFIDDGNEVSSNHQSQINMEQIRSLEVPNIGIEDQNQSYQNIGIDMNDPTVPDEGSNLQNIVAVAENESSILPSNLHNLLIDIILYFINQIEWSDLYKLCRFINQQRAAGAEIEFPNLPPLDVAESSYSTDSVRKRSAMEVERLATGVETELAQQQAKRSRL
- the LOC107902856 gene encoding NAC domain-containing protein 86 isoform X2, with the protein product MNNLKLKGYGFNPSEQILIGYLRDRTTSGRDYLVQDIIDLSHDICSYDPWDLPGCDSITPHDSERFFIYPKTYKYANSKSKVIGTPTEQVPNSDQRQPMINRATKNGKWKVSGVRVNVKSSDETKQVIGIKTRLYFKHNNCPNKTSCVLHQFELVDIDPCQDKYFLGKVIMKEFKPTNISSNNLNDRISIPEVRVELGPEPLVETEVTNEYEWTQSEQTNEFITPYPVFDNENSIDDGNEGISNYQSQIRVELGLEPLAKEYGWTQSERTNEFRTPCPVFDNENFIDDGNEVSSNHQSQEWSDLYKLCRFINQQRAAGAEIEFPNLPPLDVAESSYSTDSVRKRSAMEVERLATGVETELAQQQAKRSRL
- the LOC107902856 gene encoding NAC domain-containing protein 86 isoform X3 is translated as MNNLKLKGYGFNPSEQILIGYLRDRTTSGRDYLVQDIIDLSHDICSYDPWDLPGCDSITPHDSERFFIYPKTYKYANSKSKVIGTPTEQVPNSDQRQPMINRATKNGKWKVSGVRVNVKSSDETKQVIGIKTRLYFKHNNCPNKTSCVLHQFELVDIDPCQDKYFLGKVIMKEFKPTNISSNNLNDRISIPEVRVELGPEPLVETEVTNEYEWTQSEQTNEFITPYPVFDNENSIDDGNEGISNYQSQEWSDLYKLCRFINQQRAAGAEIEFPNLPPLDVAESSYSTDSVRKRSAMEVERLATGVETELAQQQAKRSRL